The following is a genomic window from Candidatus Epulonipiscium sp..
ATACTTTGCATATAAGAACCAAAAATAAGGGGGATAGAATTTCCCTTGGGAATGGTAATAAAAAGTTAAAAGATTTTTTCATTGATGAAAAAATTCCAAGAGATATTAGAGAAAAAGCTCCCCTTTTAGCGGACGGAAATAAAGTTTTATGGGTTATAGGCTATAGATATAGTGATGCCTATAAGATTACCCCATCTACTACTAGGATTTTACAGGTAAGGGTAGCTAATATGGGTGAACATGAGGTATAGTGTATTTATTTGTAATGTGGGAGGATAATTGTATGAATCAGCTAGAAATATTGCTTTCAGAGGAGAAAATCAGAAGTCGTATTAAGGAATTAGGAAGCCAAATAACAAAGGACTATAAAGGAAAAGAAATATGTCTAATCTGTGTTTTAAAGGGTGGAGTCATGTTTATGGTAGACTTATCCAAAGAAATCAACCTTTTAGTAGAAATGGATTTTATGGCAATTTCAAGCTATGGCAATGAATCAACCAGTAGTGGCATCGTAAAGATTATAAAGGATTTAGATGAGCCTATAGAGGGAAAACATGTACTAATTGTAGAAGATATTATTGATTCGGGCCGTACCTTGAGTTATTTAGTAAAGATATTAAATGATAGAAACCCAGCAAGTCTCCGTATTTGTACCCTTTTAGACAAACCGGAAAAAAGGATAACGAATGTTAAAGTGGATTATGTAGGTTTTACTATTCCTGATAAGTTTGTGCTAGGATACGGTCTTGATTATATGCAAAAGTATAGAAATATTCCTTATATAGCGGTTATGAAAGATTTGGACTAACATTTATTGTCCTATAAGTTGCACTGATAAAACTAGTATGATATCATATTTAAATGGTATAATCCTATTTTTAGGTAGAGGAAGGAGGAACATGTTTGAACAAATATTTTAAGGGTCTTAGTTTATATATGTTAATTTTTATTATTATTATTCTAGCAGTAATTTTTAGTACTAACGGTATTCCAAGAAACCCTGAAAAACAGGTTACTTATGATCAACTTATAACCAAACTAAAAAGTGGTGATGTCCAAAAATTAGATATTTATCCTGAAGCTGATTCTAGAGGTGCAGAAATTAAGATAACTTTAAAAAACGGCGATTTAGCAGAAATTAATGTTCCAAGTGTGGAACATTTCATGGAAAGAATTAGGGAGTTTGAGGAAACAACGGAAATTGAACCCCATGAAATAGCCCGTTCTAATTGGTTCTTGAATCTTTTGCCATCTCTCGTAATCATGGTTTTAGTTGTTATTTTATTAATATTCATTATGCAGCAGATTCAAGGAAGTGGCGGAGGAAGCAGGGTTATGAGCTTT
Proteins encoded in this region:
- the hpt gene encoding hypoxanthine phosphoribosyltransferase, coding for MNQLEILLSEEKIRSRIKELGSQITKDYKGKEICLICVLKGGVMFMVDLSKEINLLVEMDFMAISSYGNESTSSGIVKIIKDLDEPIEGKHVLIVEDIIDSGRTLSYLVKILNDRNPASLRICTLLDKPEKRITNVKVDYVGFTIPDKFVLGYGLDYMQKYRNIPYIAVMKDLD